One window of the Eucalyptus grandis isolate ANBG69807.140 chromosome 6, ASM1654582v1, whole genome shotgun sequence genome contains the following:
- the LOC104448791 gene encoding jacalin-related lectin 3 produces MNIEGSGKKTVSVGPWGGQDGFRWDDGVYSTVRQLVIAHGAGIDSIQIEYDMKGNSIWTEKHGGNGGCKVDTVKLDFPDEFLISVHGHYGKINDWGPILVRSLTFESNRKTYGPYGVQQGGSFSFPSTTGKIVGFHGKAGWYLDAIGVYLKPYQKEKASGTLVKAQSGVGVDVGFGTNKVGYSVVQGSIGQNYDIVLAVRQKEVQGNCFRSQISRQSSSSEESSDEETEETMPKVEKVPRKIEGLVTVGQWGGSGGSAFDDGTYTGIRQINLSRNVAIVSMKVLYDWNGEALWGNKRGGTGGYRHDKIVLDYPDEVLTHITGTCGPLMSMGPTIIRSIAFHTNRGKHGPFGEERGASFTSKSKEGKIIGFHGRGGLFIDAIGIHMIEGKVPVAIKNNKTEADLAEVDYPQWSNKFVLPKQRPAEEVAYGVVHEPAPYGPGPWGGEFGRPWDDGVFSGIRQIILTRTEAICSIQIEYDRNGQSVWSVRHGGNGGLTTHRIKLEYPNEVLTCISGYYGPISKDEWPQPQFIRSLTFHTSRGKYGPFGEEVGTFFTSTTTEGKVVGFHGRSSLYLDAIGVHMQHWLGHQKPVKSSLLRMFH; encoded by the exons ATG AACATTGAGGGGAGCGGGAAGAAGACTGTGTCAGTCGGGCCATGGGGTGGTCAAGATGGGTTCCGCTGGGACGATGGGGTCTACTCAACGGTGAGGCAGCTGGTGATAGCTCATGGAGCCGGCATCGACTCCATCCAGATTGAGTACGACATGAAAGGGAACTCGATTTGGACGGAAAAGCATGGTGGAAACGGAGGTTGCAAAGTGGACACG GTCAAGCTTGATTTCCCGGATGAGTTCCTAATCTCTGTTCATGGACACTATGGGAAAATCAATGACTGGGGACCCATTCTTGTTCGATCGCTCACCTTTGAGAGCAATCGGAAGACTTACGGGCCTTACGGCGTCCAGCAGGGGGGCTCTTTCTCTTTCCCATCGACCACTGGCAAGATTGTCGGGTTTCATGGCAAGGCCGGCTGGTACCTGGATGCAATCGGGGTTTATCTGAAGCCGTATCAGAAAGAGAAGGCATCTGGAACTCTGGTTAAAGCTCAGAGCGGTGTTGGTGTTGATGTTGGTTTCGGAACCAACAAGGTAGGCTACTCAGTCGTACAAGGGAGCATCGGGCAGAATTATGACATAGTGCTTGCCGTCAGGCAGAAGGAAGTTCAAGGCAATTGTTTCAGGAGCCAAATCTCGAGACAAAGTTCTAGTTCCGAGGAGTCCAGCGATGAAGAAACCGAAGAGACG ATGCCCAAGGTAGAAAAAGTGCCCCGGAAAATTGAAGGGCTAGTGACGGTCGGACAATGGGGAGGTTCTGGAGGGTCTGCATTCGACGACGGAACCTACACCGGCATCAGACAGATCAATCTATCTCGGAATGTCGCTATCGTTTCTATGAAGGTTCTATATGATTGGAACGGGGAGGCGCTATGGGGAAACAAGCGTGGTGGAACTGGAGGATACAGACACGATAAG ATAGTATTGGACTACCCGGACGAAGTTTTGACGCACATAACGGGAACCTGCGGGCCTCTAATGTCCATGGGACCTACCATCATCAGATCAATCGCCTTCCACACTAACAGAGGAAAGCATGGACCTTTTGGAGAAGAGCGGGGAGCTTCTTTTACTTCAAAGTCGAAAGAGGGCAAGATCATCGGCTTTCATGGTAGAGGCGGCCTGTTTATAGATGCTATTGGCATCCATATGATAGAAGGGAAAGTACCGGTGGCCATCAAGAATAACAAGACTGAAGCAGATCTGGCTGAAGTGGACTATCCTCAATGGTCGAATAAGTTTGTCCTTCCAAAGCAAAGGCCAGCAGAAGAG GTTGCTTACGGAGTTGTCCATGAGCCAGCTCCATATGGACCAGGCCCCTGGGGAGGGGAATTCGGGCGGCCATGGGATGATGGTGTATTTTCCGGGATCAGACAGATAATTCTGACCAGAACCGAAGCTATCTGCTCCATACAGATAGAGTATGATAGAAATGGACAATCTGTTTGGTCAGTCAGACATGGAGGCAACGGAGGACTCACCACACATCGG ATCAAGCTGGAATATCCAAATGAAGTCCTAACATGCATCTCTGGCTATTATGGCCCCATCAGCAAAGATGAGTGGCCTCAGCCTCAGTTCATAAGGTCGTTGACATTCCACACGAGTCGAGGGAAATATGGTCCATTTGGAGAAGAAGTGGGTACCTTTTTCACTTCAACTACGACTGAAGGAAAGGTGGTGGGATTTCATGGGCGGAGCAGCCTGTACTTGGACGCCATTGGGGTCCACATGCAGCACTGGCTAGGACACCAGAAGCCGGTGAAGTCCTCCCTCTTGAGGATGTTCCATTGA
- the LOC104448790 gene encoding ribosomal RNA small subunit methyltransferase I isoform X1: MRLRQLQLQLPSSATSSLRAAPSRPWRPTPFRFVPTLTPPPSLSRSLSPRPRSFCSSSASRPLPEPPSVAAPEESSKRAPLKPGLYLVGTPIGNLEDITLRALRVLRSADVILSEDTRHSGKLLHHYDIKTPLLSYHKFNEHQREHTVLKRLKQGEIVALISDAGTPGISDPGTELAKSCVEENIPVIPIPGPSALVAALSASGLSTEEFTFVGFLPKHSGARRERLLISANEAKTQIFYVPPHKLHQFLEEASTIFIESRRCVVAREITKIHEEFWRGSLGEAKEAFLTRQVKGEITLLIEGKTECSVEMPSEDQLENELRHLMSSGHSLSAAVKVVAEGTSTSRKVVYSLALRKLGQQRKGGDD; the protein is encoded by the exons ATGCGGTTGCGGCAGCTCCAGCTTCAGCTTCCGTCCTCTGCAACCTCCTCTCTCCGCGCCGCTCCTTCCCGTCCATGGCGCCCGACACCGTTTCGCTTCGTCCCCACCCTGACTccgcctccctccctctcccgcTCGCTCTCGCCGCGCCCTCGCTCTTTCTGCTCCAGCTCGGCCTCGCGGCCGCTCCCCGAGCCGCCCTCCGTCGCGGCGCCTGAAGAATCCTCGAAGCGC GCTCCTCTGAAACCTGGCCTCTATCTTGTAGGAACGCCGATTGGCAATCTCGAGGATATCACTCTACG TGCTCTTCGCGTGTTGAGGTCAGCTGATGTAATACTTTCAGAAGATACAAGGCACTCGGGGAAGTTGCTTCATCATTATGATATTAAAACCCCTCTC CTAAGTTACCATAAATTCAATGAGCATCAAAGGGAGCACACAGTGCTAAAAAGGTTGAAGCAGGGTGAAATAGTGGCGTTGATCAGTGATGCTGGAACACCAGGCATCAGTGATCCAGGCACGGAATTA GCAAAATCATGTGTGGAAGAAAATATTCCCGTTATTCCTATCCCTGGGCCTTCTGCTTTGGTAGCTGCTCTCTCTGCCTCGGGATTGTCAACAGAAGAGTTTACATTTG TTGGATTTCTGCCAAAACACTCTGGAGCAAGGAGAGAGAGGCTATTGATTTCTGCAAATGAAGCAAAGACTCAGATATTCTATGTTCCTCCTCATAAGCTTCATCAATTTCTTGAGGAAGCCTCAACCATATTCATTGAGTCGAG AAGATGCGTTGTGGCTCGGGAAATTACTAAGATTCATGAAGAG TTTTGGCGGGGTTCATTGGGGGAAGCTAAAGAAGCATTTTTGACACGTCAAGTGAAGGGAGAAATCACTCTGTTGATTGAAGGCAAGACAGAGTGTTCTGTTGAGATGCCATCAGAGGACCAGCTTGAAAATGAACTAAGACACTTGATGTCCAGTGGGCATAGCCTTTCTGCG GCTGTCAAAGTGGTTGCTGAAGGAACATCTACTAGTCGGAAGGTAGTGTATTCACTTGCATTGCGGAAACTTGGACAGCAACGCAAGGGTGGAGATGACTGA
- the LOC104448790 gene encoding ribosomal RNA small subunit methyltransferase I isoform X2, with the protein MRLRQLQLQLPSSATSSLRAAPSRPWRPTPFRFVPTLTPPPSLSRSLSPRPRSFCSSSASRPLPEPPSVAAPEESSKRAPLKPGLYLVGTPIGNLEDITLRALRVLRSADVILSEDTRHSGKLLHHYDIKTPLLSYHKFNEHQREHTVLKRLKQGEIVALISDAGTPGISDPGTELAKSCVEENIPVIPIPGPSALVAALSASGLSTEEFTFVGFLPKHSGARRERLLISANEAKTQIFYVPPHKLHQFLEEASTIFIESRYRRQKDALWLGKLLRFMKSFGGVHWGKLKKHF; encoded by the exons ATGCGGTTGCGGCAGCTCCAGCTTCAGCTTCCGTCCTCTGCAACCTCCTCTCTCCGCGCCGCTCCTTCCCGTCCATGGCGCCCGACACCGTTTCGCTTCGTCCCCACCCTGACTccgcctccctccctctcccgcTCGCTCTCGCCGCGCCCTCGCTCTTTCTGCTCCAGCTCGGCCTCGCGGCCGCTCCCCGAGCCGCCCTCCGTCGCGGCGCCTGAAGAATCCTCGAAGCGC GCTCCTCTGAAACCTGGCCTCTATCTTGTAGGAACGCCGATTGGCAATCTCGAGGATATCACTCTACG TGCTCTTCGCGTGTTGAGGTCAGCTGATGTAATACTTTCAGAAGATACAAGGCACTCGGGGAAGTTGCTTCATCATTATGATATTAAAACCCCTCTC CTAAGTTACCATAAATTCAATGAGCATCAAAGGGAGCACACAGTGCTAAAAAGGTTGAAGCAGGGTGAAATAGTGGCGTTGATCAGTGATGCTGGAACACCAGGCATCAGTGATCCAGGCACGGAATTA GCAAAATCATGTGTGGAAGAAAATATTCCCGTTATTCCTATCCCTGGGCCTTCTGCTTTGGTAGCTGCTCTCTCTGCCTCGGGATTGTCAACAGAAGAGTTTACATTTG TTGGATTTCTGCCAAAACACTCTGGAGCAAGGAGAGAGAGGCTATTGATTTCTGCAAATGAAGCAAAGACTCAGATATTCTATGTTCCTCCTCATAAGCTTCATCAATTTCTTGAGGAAGCCTCAACCATATTCATTGAGTCGAGGTACAGAAGACAGA AAGATGCGTTGTGGCTCGGGAAATTACTAAGATTCATGAAGAG TTTTGGCGGGGTTCATTGGGGGAAGCTAAAGAAGCATTTTTGA
- the LOC104448792 gene encoding thioredoxin H-type 1: protein MAEEGQVYGCHTVDAWKEQFQKGVESKKLVVVDFTASWCGPCRLIAPIFAEMAKKMPHVLFLKVDVDELQSVATEHSVEAMPTFLLLKDGQIVDKVVGADKEQLQASINKHATDAVAA from the exons atggcggAGGAGGGACAGGTGTACGGCTGCCACACCGTGGATGCGTGGAAGGAGCAATTTCAGAAGGGGGTCGAATCCAAGAAATTG GTGGTGGTGGATTTCACCGCTTCATGGTGCGGGCCATGCCGTCTCATTGCCCCAATTTTTGCTGAAATGGCCAAGAAGATGCCCCATGTTTTGTTCCTGAAGGTGGATGTGGATGAATTGCAG TCTGTTGCCACGGAGCATTCTGTCGAGGCAATGCCAACTTTTTTACTCTTGAAAGACGGCCAAATTGTGGACAAGGTTGTGGGTGCAGACAAAGAACAGTTGCAGGCGTCGATAAACAAGCACGCGACTGATGCAGTTGCTGCTTGA